In Amaranthus tricolor cultivar Red isolate AtriRed21 chromosome 5, ASM2621246v1, whole genome shotgun sequence, a genomic segment contains:
- the LOC130814019 gene encoding DExH-box ATP-dependent RNA helicase DExH8 isoform X4, with amino-acid sequence MESSSESYSSTTSSLLTSSSSFTSSHSSPVSPNLASLPIMAIKDKIVEKIMYNRVTLVIGETGCGKSSQVPLFLREANFTPVICTQPRRFAVVAVAKMVADMVQSELGDEVGYHIGHSKVMSSRSTIIFKTAGVLLEEMREKGIHALKYKAIILDEVHERSVESDLVLFCVKQFLLRNKDMRLVLMSATADVSKYRDYFRDLGRDERVEVLAIPSSHQHTYFQRKVLYLEQVAELLEESPDSSNTLSVKYCHGTTPLLAKADIKHDVHKLIHQLVLYIHKNEPDIEKSILIFLPTYYSLEQQWFLLKPFDSEFKVHILHSSIDTNEALKAMKISKSHRKIILATNIAESSVTIPDVAYVIDSCRSLQVYWDGNRKIDTSELIWVSKSQSNQRKGRTGRTCDGQIYRLVTGSFYNELPDFEEPSILKLSLRLQVLLMCCAESKFINDPKALSQKALDPPDLEIVEDALSLLVRMKAINKAHPRGRCEPTFYGRVLSSLSLSFDASVLILKFGSAGMLREGILLGILMDMQPQPIIRPFGQENLFMEYTDSFYAVNEENSSLAGRKEVVFLANLCAYQFWERVFKDKHRLQHLKKLLDVEDTIAPQAKLSRIEEEWCRFHNLLSSSMNQISEAYNDILCSLHRYRPQFLAKSSGLPFYYEPYDFRHVCLLECQPSTDAIALVEDDEHNETKKCLAMPFVSSCHFQCQSVAEKFANIIKEIRIQHAEALIEDPRQLIDEKRSNISGESSICRYYVQGNCSRGNDCWFSHSMEGKRPVCKYFTSLQKRQSWLCLSPCLSFCRRKLSSYTNIWCLVLFCAHVFHDSINTKAATTLKQVNECVTKYFIYSFLIFPFSVLGVSFVASIFYLYHIFGHN; translated from the exons ATGGAGTCGTCTTCTGAGTCATATTCTTCAACGACATCGTCTTTGCTGAcgtcttcttcttccttcactTCATCACATTCTTCTCCCGTTTCCCCCAACTTAGCTTCTCTCCCGATCATGGCCATAAAAGACAAAATTGTTGAGAAGATTATGTATAATAGAGTTACTCTCGTCATCGGTGAAACTGGTTGCG GGAAAAGTTCACAAGTTCCATTGTTTCTCCGTGAAGCGAACTTCACCCCTGTTATCTGTACACAGCCTCGAAGATTCGCTGTTGTTGCCGTGGCTAAGATGGTTGCAGATATGGTTCAAAGTGAACTGGGAGACGAGGTTGGATATCACATTGGTCACTCTAAGGTCATGTCATCCAG ATCAACAATTATCTTTAAAACTGCTGGTGTACTACTGGAAGAAATGCGGGAGAAGGGGATACATGCTCTTAAGTACAAGGCTATCATTCTAGATGAAGTGCATGAGAGATCCGTAGAATCCGATCTTGTTCTTTTCTGTGTGAAACAATTTCTTCTCAGAAACAAAGACATGAG GCTGGTTTTGATGTCTGCAACTGCTGACGTTTCAAAATATAGGGATTACTTCAGGGATCTTGGCAGGGATGAAAGAGTGGAAGTCCTTGCTATACCTAGTTCCCACCAGCACACTTATTTCCAACGGAAGGTCCTCTACCTGGAACAG GTTGCTGAACTTCTTGAGGAGAGTCCCGACTCATCAAACACATTGTCTGTGAAATACTGTCATGGCACAACTCCATTATTGGCCAAGGCAGATATCAAACATGACGTGCACAAGCTGATTCATCAATTAGTCttgtatatacataaaaatgagccAGACATTGAAAAGAGTATTCTCATTTTTCTTCCTACATACTATTCACTTGAGCAGCAATGGTTTCTATTAAAGCCCTTTGATTCGGAATTTAAGGTCCATATTCTACACAGTAGTATAGATACTAATGAGGCTCTGAAGGCTATGAAGATATCGAAGTCTCATCGTAAG ATTATATTAGCTACCAATATTGCAGAGTCATCAGTGACGATTCCTGATGTTGCTTATGTGATTGATTCTTGCCGGTCATTACAAGTCTATTGGGATGGGAATCGAAAAATAGATACATCTGAGCTTATTTGGGTTTCTAAATCTCAG TCTAATCAGCGTAAAGGAAGAACTGGTCGAACATGTGATGGTCAGATTTATAGATTAGTTACTGGATCGTTTTACAATGAGCTGCCGGATTTCGAGGAGCCTTCAATTCTTAAGCTATCACTGAGGCTACAGGTGCTCCTTATGTGCTGTGCTGAATCAAAATTTATTAATGACCCAAAAG CTTTGTCGCAGAAGGCTTTAGACCCGCCAGATCTTGAGATTGTGGAGGATGCTCTGAGCTTACTTGTACGTATGAAGGCCATTAACAAAGCACATCCAAGGGGGCGATGTGAACCGACATTTTACGGAAGGGTTCTTTCCAGTCTCTCATTATCATTTGATGCTTCTGTGCTAATCCTTAAGTTTGGTAGCGCTGGAATGTTACGTGAGGGGATTTTACTGGGCATATTGATGGATATGCAACCACAGCCCATTATCCGTCCCTTCGGTCAGGAAAATTTG TTTATGGAGTATACGGACTCCTTCTATGCAGTTAATGAAGAGAACTCTTCTTTGGCTGGAAGAAAGGAAGTGGTATTCTTAGCGAATCTGTGTGCGTATCAATTTTGGGAACGTGTATTCAAG GATAAGCATCGGTTGCAGCATCTTAAAAAGCTTTTGGATGTTGAGGATACAATAGCTCCCCAGGCAAAGCTTTCCAGAATAGAAGAAGAATGGTGCCGCTTTCATAATTTGCTGTCGTCTTCGATGAATCAGATTTCTGAAGCAT ATAATGACATTCTATGCTCGTTGCATCGATATCGGCCCCAGTTTCTTGCCAAATCTAGCGGCTTACCCTTTTATTATGAACCTTATGATTTCAGACATGTGTGCCTTTTAGAGTGTCAGCCAAGTACTGATGCTATTGCTCTTGTTGAGGACGATGAGCACAATGAAACAAAGAAATGTCTTGCAATGCCATTTGTATCCTCATGCCACTTTCAATGTCAAAGTGTGGCAGAGAAGTTTGCAAATATTATCAAAGAG ATTCGAATCCAGCATGCAGAAGCTTTAATTGAGGACCCTCGGCAGTTAATTGATGAGAAGAGATCAAATATTTCTGGGGAATCATCAATATGTAGGTATTATGTCCAAGGGAATTGTAGTAGAGGCAATGATTGCTGGTTCTCCCATTCAATGGAAGGAAAAAGACCAGTGTGCAAATATTTTACATCTTTACAG AAACGGCAAAGTTGGCTTTGTTTATCACCCTGCCTCTCCTTTTGTAGAAGGAAGTTGAGCAGCTATACAAATATATGGTGTTTAGTCCTCTTTTGTGCACATGTATTCCATGACTCCATTAATACAAAAGCTGCCACGACTCTAAAACAAGTCAATGAATGCGTAACTAAGTACTTCATCTATTCCTTTTTGATATTCCCATTTTCCGTTTTAGGCGTTTCATTTGTTGCTTcgattttctatttatatcacatttTTGGACATAACTAG
- the LOC130814019 gene encoding DExH-box ATP-dependent RNA helicase DExH8 isoform X1, which yields MESSSESYSSTTSSLLTSSSSFTSSHSSPVSPNLASLPIMAIKDKIVEKIMYNRVTLVIGETGCGKSSQVPLFLREANFTPVICTQPRRFAVVAVAKMVADMVQSELGDEVGYHIGHSKVMSSRSTIIFKTAGVLLEEMREKGIHALKYKAIILDEVHERSVESDLVLFCVKQFLLRNKDMRLVLMSATADVSKYRDYFRDLGRDERVEVLAIPSSHQHTYFQRKVLYLEQVAELLEESPDSSNTLSVKYCHGTTPLLAKADIKHDVHKLIHQLVLYIHKNEPDIEKSILIFLPTYYSLEQQWFLLKPFDSEFKVHILHSSIDTNEALKAMKISKSHRKIILATNIAESSVTIPDVAYVIDSCRSLQVYWDGNRKIDTSELIWVSKSQSNQRKGRTGRTCDGQIYRLVTGSFYNELPDFEEPSILKLSLRLQVLLMCCAESKFINDPKALSQKALDPPDLEIVEDALSLLVRMKAINKAHPRGRCEPTFYGRVLSSLSLSFDASVLILKFGSAGMLREGILLGILMDMQPQPIIRPFGQENLFMEYTDSFYAVNEENSSLAGRKEVVFLANLCAYQFWERVFKDKHRLQHLKKLLDVEDTIAPQAKLSRIEEEWCRFHNLLSSSMNQISEAYNDILCSLHRYRPQFLAKSSGLPFYYEPYDFRHVCLLECQPSTDAIALVEDDEHNETKKCLAMPFVSSCHFQCQSVAEKFANIIKEIRIQHAEALIEDPRQLIDEKRSNISGESSICRYYVQGNCSRGNDCWFSHSMEGKRPVCKYFTSLQGCRNGDSCVFSHEVGAQAVSSELNLCIPEEEADAEALIKLFPTSSSGHILVLDDTDFHFSSSFSQHYKPSKIIATTSLLETTIFDPSLSAVQILWGIREPFEIFTSESDGKCIPWDNLKRIFWFPKFDSCDEILQKDKRLVQKFFEHLAVRILADTLFDFQVIVVMNNIRFSYLQVEKLGRDCFFFLKESFQFDELTFGVLPDSVHTKKSLVTSTSVCYVFTLHPPTDLQFGDYTSALHDQLHRNQ from the exons ATGGAGTCGTCTTCTGAGTCATATTCTTCAACGACATCGTCTTTGCTGAcgtcttcttcttccttcactTCATCACATTCTTCTCCCGTTTCCCCCAACTTAGCTTCTCTCCCGATCATGGCCATAAAAGACAAAATTGTTGAGAAGATTATGTATAATAGAGTTACTCTCGTCATCGGTGAAACTGGTTGCG GGAAAAGTTCACAAGTTCCATTGTTTCTCCGTGAAGCGAACTTCACCCCTGTTATCTGTACACAGCCTCGAAGATTCGCTGTTGTTGCCGTGGCTAAGATGGTTGCAGATATGGTTCAAAGTGAACTGGGAGACGAGGTTGGATATCACATTGGTCACTCTAAGGTCATGTCATCCAG ATCAACAATTATCTTTAAAACTGCTGGTGTACTACTGGAAGAAATGCGGGAGAAGGGGATACATGCTCTTAAGTACAAGGCTATCATTCTAGATGAAGTGCATGAGAGATCCGTAGAATCCGATCTTGTTCTTTTCTGTGTGAAACAATTTCTTCTCAGAAACAAAGACATGAG GCTGGTTTTGATGTCTGCAACTGCTGACGTTTCAAAATATAGGGATTACTTCAGGGATCTTGGCAGGGATGAAAGAGTGGAAGTCCTTGCTATACCTAGTTCCCACCAGCACACTTATTTCCAACGGAAGGTCCTCTACCTGGAACAG GTTGCTGAACTTCTTGAGGAGAGTCCCGACTCATCAAACACATTGTCTGTGAAATACTGTCATGGCACAACTCCATTATTGGCCAAGGCAGATATCAAACATGACGTGCACAAGCTGATTCATCAATTAGTCttgtatatacataaaaatgagccAGACATTGAAAAGAGTATTCTCATTTTTCTTCCTACATACTATTCACTTGAGCAGCAATGGTTTCTATTAAAGCCCTTTGATTCGGAATTTAAGGTCCATATTCTACACAGTAGTATAGATACTAATGAGGCTCTGAAGGCTATGAAGATATCGAAGTCTCATCGTAAG ATTATATTAGCTACCAATATTGCAGAGTCATCAGTGACGATTCCTGATGTTGCTTATGTGATTGATTCTTGCCGGTCATTACAAGTCTATTGGGATGGGAATCGAAAAATAGATACATCTGAGCTTATTTGGGTTTCTAAATCTCAG TCTAATCAGCGTAAAGGAAGAACTGGTCGAACATGTGATGGTCAGATTTATAGATTAGTTACTGGATCGTTTTACAATGAGCTGCCGGATTTCGAGGAGCCTTCAATTCTTAAGCTATCACTGAGGCTACAGGTGCTCCTTATGTGCTGTGCTGAATCAAAATTTATTAATGACCCAAAAG CTTTGTCGCAGAAGGCTTTAGACCCGCCAGATCTTGAGATTGTGGAGGATGCTCTGAGCTTACTTGTACGTATGAAGGCCATTAACAAAGCACATCCAAGGGGGCGATGTGAACCGACATTTTACGGAAGGGTTCTTTCCAGTCTCTCATTATCATTTGATGCTTCTGTGCTAATCCTTAAGTTTGGTAGCGCTGGAATGTTACGTGAGGGGATTTTACTGGGCATATTGATGGATATGCAACCACAGCCCATTATCCGTCCCTTCGGTCAGGAAAATTTG TTTATGGAGTATACGGACTCCTTCTATGCAGTTAATGAAGAGAACTCTTCTTTGGCTGGAAGAAAGGAAGTGGTATTCTTAGCGAATCTGTGTGCGTATCAATTTTGGGAACGTGTATTCAAG GATAAGCATCGGTTGCAGCATCTTAAAAAGCTTTTGGATGTTGAGGATACAATAGCTCCCCAGGCAAAGCTTTCCAGAATAGAAGAAGAATGGTGCCGCTTTCATAATTTGCTGTCGTCTTCGATGAATCAGATTTCTGAAGCAT ATAATGACATTCTATGCTCGTTGCATCGATATCGGCCCCAGTTTCTTGCCAAATCTAGCGGCTTACCCTTTTATTATGAACCTTATGATTTCAGACATGTGTGCCTTTTAGAGTGTCAGCCAAGTACTGATGCTATTGCTCTTGTTGAGGACGATGAGCACAATGAAACAAAGAAATGTCTTGCAATGCCATTTGTATCCTCATGCCACTTTCAATGTCAAAGTGTGGCAGAGAAGTTTGCAAATATTATCAAAGAG ATTCGAATCCAGCATGCAGAAGCTTTAATTGAGGACCCTCGGCAGTTAATTGATGAGAAGAGATCAAATATTTCTGGGGAATCATCAATATGTAGGTATTATGTCCAAGGGAATTGTAGTAGAGGCAATGATTGCTGGTTCTCCCATTCAATGGAAGGAAAAAGACCAGTGTGCAAATATTTTACATCTTTACAG GGTTGTCGGAATGGCGACTCATGTGTCTTTTCTCATGAGGTTGGTGCTCAAGCTGTTTCATCTGAATTAAATTTATGTATTCCAGAAGAGGAGGCTGATGCTGAAGCTCTTATCAAATTATTTCCAACATCATCTAGTGGTCATATATTGGTATTGGATGATACAgactttcatttttcatcaagCTTCTCTCAACattataaaccatcaaaaatTATAGCAACAACTTCTCTCTTAGAGACCACTATTTTTGATCCATCACTCTCTGCTGTTCAAATTTTGTGGGGCATCCGTGAACCTTTTGAGATTTTTACCTCTGAATCAGATGGAAAATGTATTCCTTGGGACAATTTGAAGCGAATCTTCTGGTTTCCGAAATTTGATAGTTGTGATGAAATCTTACAGAAGGATAAGCGTCTAGTGCAGAAATTCTTTGAGCATTTGGCTGTCCGTATATTGGCCGATACACTATTTGACTTTCAGGTCATTGTTGTCATGAACAATATCAGGTTCTCCTACCTACAG GTGGAGAAGTTGGGAAGAGATTGCTTCTTCTTCTTGAAGGAGTCATTTCAGTTTGATGAACTAACCTTCGGAGTTCTGCCAGATTCTGTGCATACTAAAAAATCTTTAGTTACATCCACTTCCGTCTGCTACGTTTTTACTCTGCATCCACCCACCGACCTGCAATTCGGAGACTATACTTCTGCCTTACATGATCAACTACACCGAAACCAGTAA
- the LOC130814019 gene encoding DExH-box ATP-dependent RNA helicase DExH8 isoform X2, with translation MVADMVQSELGDEVGYHIGHSKVMSSRSTIIFKTAGVLLEEMREKGIHALKYKAIILDEVHERSVESDLVLFCVKQFLLRNKDMRLVLMSATADVSKYRDYFRDLGRDERVEVLAIPSSHQHTYFQRKVLYLEQVAELLEESPDSSNTLSVKYCHGTTPLLAKADIKHDVHKLIHQLVLYIHKNEPDIEKSILIFLPTYYSLEQQWFLLKPFDSEFKVHILHSSIDTNEALKAMKISKSHRKIILATNIAESSVTIPDVAYVIDSCRSLQVYWDGNRKIDTSELIWVSKSQSNQRKGRTGRTCDGQIYRLVTGSFYNELPDFEEPSILKLSLRLQVLLMCCAESKFINDPKALSQKALDPPDLEIVEDALSLLVRMKAINKAHPRGRCEPTFYGRVLSSLSLSFDASVLILKFGSAGMLREGILLGILMDMQPQPIIRPFGQENLFMEYTDSFYAVNEENSSLAGRKEVVFLANLCAYQFWERVFKDKHRLQHLKKLLDVEDTIAPQAKLSRIEEEWCRFHNLLSSSMNQISEAYNDILCSLHRYRPQFLAKSSGLPFYYEPYDFRHVCLLECQPSTDAIALVEDDEHNETKKCLAMPFVSSCHFQCQSVAEKFANIIKEIRIQHAEALIEDPRQLIDEKRSNISGESSICRYYVQGNCSRGNDCWFSHSMEGKRPVCKYFTSLQGCRNGDSCVFSHEVGAQAVSSELNLCIPEEEADAEALIKLFPTSSSGHILVLDDTDFHFSSSFSQHYKPSKIIATTSLLETTIFDPSLSAVQILWGIREPFEIFTSESDGKCIPWDNLKRIFWFPKFDSCDEILQKDKRLVQKFFEHLAVRILADTLFDFQVIVVMNNIRFSYLQVEKLGRDCFFFLKESFQFDELTFGVLPDSVHTKKSLVTSTSVCYVFTLHPPTDLQFGDYTSALHDQLHRNQ, from the exons ATGGTTGCAGATATGGTTCAAAGTGAACTGGGAGACGAGGTTGGATATCACATTGGTCACTCTAAGGTCATGTCATCCAG ATCAACAATTATCTTTAAAACTGCTGGTGTACTACTGGAAGAAATGCGGGAGAAGGGGATACATGCTCTTAAGTACAAGGCTATCATTCTAGATGAAGTGCATGAGAGATCCGTAGAATCCGATCTTGTTCTTTTCTGTGTGAAACAATTTCTTCTCAGAAACAAAGACATGAG GCTGGTTTTGATGTCTGCAACTGCTGACGTTTCAAAATATAGGGATTACTTCAGGGATCTTGGCAGGGATGAAAGAGTGGAAGTCCTTGCTATACCTAGTTCCCACCAGCACACTTATTTCCAACGGAAGGTCCTCTACCTGGAACAG GTTGCTGAACTTCTTGAGGAGAGTCCCGACTCATCAAACACATTGTCTGTGAAATACTGTCATGGCACAACTCCATTATTGGCCAAGGCAGATATCAAACATGACGTGCACAAGCTGATTCATCAATTAGTCttgtatatacataaaaatgagccAGACATTGAAAAGAGTATTCTCATTTTTCTTCCTACATACTATTCACTTGAGCAGCAATGGTTTCTATTAAAGCCCTTTGATTCGGAATTTAAGGTCCATATTCTACACAGTAGTATAGATACTAATGAGGCTCTGAAGGCTATGAAGATATCGAAGTCTCATCGTAAG ATTATATTAGCTACCAATATTGCAGAGTCATCAGTGACGATTCCTGATGTTGCTTATGTGATTGATTCTTGCCGGTCATTACAAGTCTATTGGGATGGGAATCGAAAAATAGATACATCTGAGCTTATTTGGGTTTCTAAATCTCAG TCTAATCAGCGTAAAGGAAGAACTGGTCGAACATGTGATGGTCAGATTTATAGATTAGTTACTGGATCGTTTTACAATGAGCTGCCGGATTTCGAGGAGCCTTCAATTCTTAAGCTATCACTGAGGCTACAGGTGCTCCTTATGTGCTGTGCTGAATCAAAATTTATTAATGACCCAAAAG CTTTGTCGCAGAAGGCTTTAGACCCGCCAGATCTTGAGATTGTGGAGGATGCTCTGAGCTTACTTGTACGTATGAAGGCCATTAACAAAGCACATCCAAGGGGGCGATGTGAACCGACATTTTACGGAAGGGTTCTTTCCAGTCTCTCATTATCATTTGATGCTTCTGTGCTAATCCTTAAGTTTGGTAGCGCTGGAATGTTACGTGAGGGGATTTTACTGGGCATATTGATGGATATGCAACCACAGCCCATTATCCGTCCCTTCGGTCAGGAAAATTTG TTTATGGAGTATACGGACTCCTTCTATGCAGTTAATGAAGAGAACTCTTCTTTGGCTGGAAGAAAGGAAGTGGTATTCTTAGCGAATCTGTGTGCGTATCAATTTTGGGAACGTGTATTCAAG GATAAGCATCGGTTGCAGCATCTTAAAAAGCTTTTGGATGTTGAGGATACAATAGCTCCCCAGGCAAAGCTTTCCAGAATAGAAGAAGAATGGTGCCGCTTTCATAATTTGCTGTCGTCTTCGATGAATCAGATTTCTGAAGCAT ATAATGACATTCTATGCTCGTTGCATCGATATCGGCCCCAGTTTCTTGCCAAATCTAGCGGCTTACCCTTTTATTATGAACCTTATGATTTCAGACATGTGTGCCTTTTAGAGTGTCAGCCAAGTACTGATGCTATTGCTCTTGTTGAGGACGATGAGCACAATGAAACAAAGAAATGTCTTGCAATGCCATTTGTATCCTCATGCCACTTTCAATGTCAAAGTGTGGCAGAGAAGTTTGCAAATATTATCAAAGAG ATTCGAATCCAGCATGCAGAAGCTTTAATTGAGGACCCTCGGCAGTTAATTGATGAGAAGAGATCAAATATTTCTGGGGAATCATCAATATGTAGGTATTATGTCCAAGGGAATTGTAGTAGAGGCAATGATTGCTGGTTCTCCCATTCAATGGAAGGAAAAAGACCAGTGTGCAAATATTTTACATCTTTACAG GGTTGTCGGAATGGCGACTCATGTGTCTTTTCTCATGAGGTTGGTGCTCAAGCTGTTTCATCTGAATTAAATTTATGTATTCCAGAAGAGGAGGCTGATGCTGAAGCTCTTATCAAATTATTTCCAACATCATCTAGTGGTCATATATTGGTATTGGATGATACAgactttcatttttcatcaagCTTCTCTCAACattataaaccatcaaaaatTATAGCAACAACTTCTCTCTTAGAGACCACTATTTTTGATCCATCACTCTCTGCTGTTCAAATTTTGTGGGGCATCCGTGAACCTTTTGAGATTTTTACCTCTGAATCAGATGGAAAATGTATTCCTTGGGACAATTTGAAGCGAATCTTCTGGTTTCCGAAATTTGATAGTTGTGATGAAATCTTACAGAAGGATAAGCGTCTAGTGCAGAAATTCTTTGAGCATTTGGCTGTCCGTATATTGGCCGATACACTATTTGACTTTCAGGTCATTGTTGTCATGAACAATATCAGGTTCTCCTACCTACAG GTGGAGAAGTTGGGAAGAGATTGCTTCTTCTTCTTGAAGGAGTCATTTCAGTTTGATGAACTAACCTTCGGAGTTCTGCCAGATTCTGTGCATACTAAAAAATCTTTAGTTACATCCACTTCCGTCTGCTACGTTTTTACTCTGCATCCACCCACCGACCTGCAATTCGGAGACTATACTTCTGCCTTACATGATCAACTACACCGAAACCAGTAA